GCAGGCTACGCCGCGGGGTACGATGCTACTGACATGGCCAAGCCTTCGCTAACGAGCGTTCAGCTCCGGCCACCATATGAACACTCATAAAATAGCTATTCTGCTCCGCCCAGCGTAAATATGCCGCGCGCAGCGCCGATCGGTCATAGCGTGGAGCGCGGCATTCCGCTTTTCGCGCGACGATCATCATGTCGAGCACGCCTTGGAGGTAAGCGCCGCATCGCGGCTCAT
The window above is part of the Sphingomonas sp. JUb134 genome. Proteins encoded here:
- a CDS encoding Rap1a/Tai family immunity protein — its product is MRPRRWILLCAALAALPDSAIGQTEPASATGSALFVSCQANEPRCGAYLQGVLDMMIVARKAECRAPRYDRSALRAAYLRWAEQNSYFMSVHMVAGAERSLAKAWPCQ